Below is a genomic region from Jiangella gansuensis DSM 44835.
CCGCGCCGGCATGACCGAGCGCGACGCCGAACTGCGCTACGCCCTGGGCATCGCACCCGACGGCACCGGCGCAACCGGAAAGCCGGGCCATCCAGATCTTGACGCCGTCGACGATCTCATCCGCACCAATCCGAGAGGCACGTACTGATCATGGAGACCGCCGAGATCCGGCGCCGGTTCCTCGACCACTTCGAGAAGAACGGTCACACGGTCGTCCCCAGCGCCTCCCTGATCTCCCCGGACCCGTCGCTGCTGTTCACCGTCGCCGGCATGGTGCCGTTCATCCCGTACCTGACCGGGCAGCAGACGCCGCCGTGGCAGCGCGCCACCAGCGTGCAGAAATGCATCCGCACGCAGGACATCGAGGAGGTCGGCAAGACCACTCGGCACGGCACGTTCTTCCAGATGAACGGCAACTTCTCGTTCGGCGACTACTTCAAGGAAGGCGCCATCGCGCACGCCTGGGAGCTGGTCACCGGTTCGATCTCCGACGGCGGTTTCGGCTTCGACCCGGGCTCGGTCTGGGTCACCGTCTTCCATGACGACGACGAAGCCGCGGCGCTGTGGAAGAAGGTCGCCGGCCTGCCGGACGAGCGCATCCAGCGCCGCGGGTTGCTGGACAACTACTGGCACACCGGCCAGCCCGGCCCCGGCGGCCCGTGCAGCGAGATCTACATCGACAGGGGCCCGCAGTACGGCCCGGACGGCGGCCCCGTCGTCGACGAGGACAGGTTCCTGGAGATCTGGAACCTCGTCTTCATGCAGGAGCAGATCACCGACGTGAAGGCGAAGGACGACTTCGTCGTCGTCGGTGAGCTGCCCAGCAAGAACATCGACACCGGCATGGGCCTGGAGCGGGTCGCGTACCTGCTGCAGGGCGTGGAGAACCTGTACGAGATCGACCAGGTCTTCCCGACCCTGCAGAAGGCGGCGGAGCTGGCCGGCACCCGGTACGGAGCCGACCACGGCGACGACGTGCGGCTGCGGGTGGTCGCCGACCACATCCGCAGCTCCCTCATGCTCATCGGCGACGGTGTCACGCCGTCCAACGAGGGCCGCGGCTATGTGCTGCGCCGGCTGCTGCGGCGCAGCGTCCGGGCGATGCGGCTGCTCGGCGTCCAGGATCGCACCCTGCCGGAGCTGCTGCCGGTCAGCAAGGACTGCATGAAGGCGGCCTACCCGGACCTGGAGTCCGACTTCGCGCGCATCTCCTCGGTCGCCTACGGCGAGGAGGACGCGTTCCGCCGGACGCTGCAGACCGGCACCCAGATCTTCGACCTCGCCGCGGACGAGACCAAGTCGAAGGCCCTGACCGCGCTACCCGGCGACACCGCGTTCAAGCTGCACGACACCTACGGCTTCCCGATCGACCTCACCCTGGAGATGGCGGCCGAGCAGGGCCTGTCCGTCGACGAGGCCGGGTTCCGCCGGCTCATGACCGAGCAGCGGGAACGGGCGAAGGCCGATGCGAAGGCGAAGAAGACGGGACATGCAGACACCGGCGCCTACCGGGAGCTGCGCGAAGCCGGACCCACTCCGTTCACCGGGTACGAGGGGCTCGAGACCGACAGCCGCGTGCGCGGGCTGTTGCTCGACGGCGTCTCGGTGCCCGGCGCCAGCGAGGGCGAGACCGTCGAGGTGGTCCTCGACCGCACTCCGTTCTACGCCGAGTCCGGTGGTCAGGACAGCGACGCCGGCGTCATCACCGGCGACGGCTTCGAGCTGGAGGTCCTCGACGTCCAGCGCCCGGTCAAGGGCCTCGTCGTGCACAAGGTCCGCGTGCTCAAGGGCGAGGTCATCAGCGGCCAGGAGGTCGCGGCCAAGGTCGACCGCGAGTGGCGCATCGGCGCCTGCCAGGCGCACTCGGGCACCCACATCGTGCACGCGGCACTGCGCCAGGTGCTCGGCCCGCAGGCCCTGCAGAGCGGTTCCTACAACAAGCCCGGCTACCTGCGCCTCGACTTCGCCTGGGGGCAGGCGCTCGGCGCGGCCACCCGCAGCGAGGTCGAGGAGGTCGCCAACCTGGCGATCCGCCGCGACCACCCCGTCAGCGCCACGTACATGCCGCTGGAGCGGGCCCGCGAGCTCGGAGCGCTGGCGCTGTTCGGCGAGACCTACGACGAGGAGGTGCGGGTCGTCGAGATGGCCGGCTCCTGGTCGCGTGAGCTGTGCGGTGGCACGCATGTGGGCCACTCGTCGCAGGTCGGGCTCGTCACGCTGACGGGGGAGAGCTCGGTCGGTGCCGGTAGCCGCCGGGTCGAGGCGTTCGTCGGCATCGAGGGCTTCCGGTACCTCGCCACGGAGCGGGCGCTGGTCAGCCGGCTGGCGGACCTTCTCAAGGTCCAGCCCGACCAGTTGCCCGAGCGCATCGAGCGGCTCGTGGCGCAGGTGCGCGACGCGGAGAAGGAACTGTCCAAGGTCCGCGCCTCCGCGCTCGGCGCACGGGCGGGCGAGCTGGCGGCGTCCGCCCGTGACGTGTATGGCGTGGCGTTCGTCGGTTACGAGGCGCCCGCGGGTACCGCCGCCGACGACCTGCGCTCGCTTGCGCTGGACGTGCGTGGCCGGCTGGGCAACGAGAAGCCCGCGGTCGTCGCGGCGTCGGGCGCCGGCGACACCGGCCGGCCCAGCGTCGTCATCGCCGTCAACGAGCCGGGCCGCGAGTGGGGCGTGAAGGCCGGCGCGCTGGTCAGGGTGGCGGCGCAGACGCTGGGCGGCGGCGGTGGCGGCAAGGACGACGTCGCGCAAGGCGGCGGCACCGACGCGTCGAAGATCGGCGACGCACTGACCGCGGTCGAGCACGCCATCGGCGAGACCGTCACTCGCGGTTCGTGACGGTGCGCCGCGGCGTCAGACTGGGGGTTGATGTCGGATCCGTCCGCATCGGGGTCGCTTCGTGTGACCCCGGCGGGCTGATCGCCACACCGGTGGAGACCGTTCGGCGCGGCCCCGGTGACCTGCGGCGACTCGCCGAGTTGGTGGCTGAGCGCAGTCCTATCGAACTGGTCGTGGGTTTGCCGCGTAGTCTCGATGGGAAGGAACATGCCGCGGCCCGGCACGTGCGGGCGTTTGGTGCGGATTTGGCTCGGTATGTGGCACCATGCCCGGTACGGCTGGTCGATGAGCGCTTGACCACCGCCGTCGCGACGCGGGGAATGCGAGCCAGCGGTGTCTCGTCCCGGGCGGCGCGCCCGGCCATCGACCAGGCCGCGGCGATGGTGATCCTGCAAGACGCGCTCGACGCCGAACGAAGCAGTGGCGAGCCGCCTGGAGAGGTGCTGACGGTGACCGATGACTGACCTCGACACGTCGGAGGAGATCGTGCGCCCCCGACGGCATCGGCGCCGCCGGCGCCGGCGAAGCCGGTTCGGCTCGTTCGTCGCGGTCTTCCTCTCTCTCGTCGTCGTGGGCGGCCTGATCGGTGGCATCTACTACGGCGGAAGCGCCCTGCTCAACAGCATCAACGGCGTCTTCGGGGACGCCGAGGACTATCCGGGCCCCGGCAGCGGCGAAGTGTCGGTCACCATCGAGGAAGGCGCCAGCATCCGGTCCATGGGTGCCACCCTGTTCGAGGCAGGGGTCGTCGCGAGCCAGGACGCGTTCATCGAAGCCGCGGACGGCAACCCGCAGGCCACCTCCATCCAGCCCGGCAACTACGTCCTGGCCCGCGAGATGCGTGCCTCCGACGCCGTCGAGGCCCTGATCAGCGGCGAGGGCGGGCAGCGGGTCTCGCTGCCGGAGGGTTACCGGGTGCGCCAGACCGTCACCCGGCTGGCCGAGGAGTCCGGGTTCACCGAAGAGGAACTGCAGGCGGCCATCGACGCCGCCGCGCTGCCGGAGTACGCCGAGGGCGACCCGGAAGGCTTCCTCTACCCGGCCACGTACGACCTCGGCGGCGACACCACGCCGGAGTCCCTGGTCGCGGCCATGCTCGACCGGTTCGACCGGACTGCGCAGCAGCTCGGTCTGCTCGACGGCGCGGCGGCGCTGAACCGGACACCTCTCGAGGTGGTCACCGTCGCCAGCATCGTGCAGCGCGAGGTCAGCCGACCCGAGGACATGCCGCGGGTTGCCGAGGTCATCTACAACCGGCTCTCCGGCGCCTGCCAGGCCAACGGGGTGCCGGAACAGCGGCTGCAGATGGACTCCACCGTCCACTACGCCGTCGACGACTACTCCAGCGTCTACACGTCGCCGGAGATGCGGCAGGTCGACTCGCCGTACAACACCTATCGCGTGAGCGGGCTGCCGCCGGGGCCGATCGCGTCACCGGGCGACGACGCCCTCACGGCGGCGCTCAACCCGGCGAACGAGGGCAACTGCTACTTCGTCGCGGTCAACCTGGAGACCGGCGAGACGGCGTTCGCGGTCACCGCGGCGGACCACGCCGCCAACGAGGAGCTGCTGCGCGCCTACTGCCGGGAGAGCGACAGGTGCTGAACCGGCACTGCGGCGTCCTCGGGTCGCCCATCGCCCATTCACTTTCGCCGGTCATCCACCGCGCCGCGTACCAACACCTCGGGCTGGGCTGGGAGTACTCCGCACACGAGGTCGACGAGGCCGGGCTGGCGGCGTTCCTCGGCTCGCTGGACCCGAGCTGGCGCGGCCTGTCCCTGACCATGCCCCTCAAGCGGGTGGCCCTCGAACTCTCGGCGACGGCGTCCGATGTCGCCCGGACCGTGGGTGCGGCC
It encodes:
- the ruvX gene encoding Holliday junction resolvase RuvX; this encodes MTVRRGVRLGVDVGSVRIGVASCDPGGLIATPVETVRRGPGDLRRLAELVAERSPIELVVGLPRSLDGKEHAAARHVRAFGADLARYVAPCPVRLVDERLTTAVATRGMRASGVSSRAARPAIDQAAAMVILQDALDAERSSGEPPGEVLTVTDD
- the alaS gene encoding alanine--tRNA ligase, which codes for METAEIRRRFLDHFEKNGHTVVPSASLISPDPSLLFTVAGMVPFIPYLTGQQTPPWQRATSVQKCIRTQDIEEVGKTTRHGTFFQMNGNFSFGDYFKEGAIAHAWELVTGSISDGGFGFDPGSVWVTVFHDDDEAAALWKKVAGLPDERIQRRGLLDNYWHTGQPGPGGPCSEIYIDRGPQYGPDGGPVVDEDRFLEIWNLVFMQEQITDVKAKDDFVVVGELPSKNIDTGMGLERVAYLLQGVENLYEIDQVFPTLQKAAELAGTRYGADHGDDVRLRVVADHIRSSLMLIGDGVTPSNEGRGYVLRRLLRRSVRAMRLLGVQDRTLPELLPVSKDCMKAAYPDLESDFARISSVAYGEEDAFRRTLQTGTQIFDLAADETKSKALTALPGDTAFKLHDTYGFPIDLTLEMAAEQGLSVDEAGFRRLMTEQRERAKADAKAKKTGHADTGAYRELREAGPTPFTGYEGLETDSRVRGLLLDGVSVPGASEGETVEVVLDRTPFYAESGGQDSDAGVITGDGFELEVLDVQRPVKGLVVHKVRVLKGEVISGQEVAAKVDREWRIGACQAHSGTHIVHAALRQVLGPQALQSGSYNKPGYLRLDFAWGQALGAATRSEVEEVANLAIRRDHPVSATYMPLERARELGALALFGETYDEEVRVVEMAGSWSRELCGGTHVGHSSQVGLVTLTGESSVGAGSRRVEAFVGIEGFRYLATERALVSRLADLLKVQPDQLPERIERLVAQVRDAEKELSKVRASALGARAGELAASARDVYGVAFVGYEAPAGTAADDLRSLALDVRGRLGNEKPAVVAASGAGDTGRPSVVIAVNEPGREWGVKAGALVRVAAQTLGGGGGGKDDVAQGGGTDASKIGDALTAVEHAIGETVTRGS
- the mltG gene encoding endolytic transglycosylase MltG, whose product is MTDLDTSEEIVRPRRHRRRRRRRSRFGSFVAVFLSLVVVGGLIGGIYYGGSALLNSINGVFGDAEDYPGPGSGEVSVTIEEGASIRSMGATLFEAGVVASQDAFIEAADGNPQATSIQPGNYVLAREMRASDAVEALISGEGGQRVSLPEGYRVRQTVTRLAEESGFTEEELQAAIDAAALPEYAEGDPEGFLYPATYDLGGDTTPESLVAAMLDRFDRTAQQLGLLDGAAALNRTPLEVVTVASIVQREVSRPEDMPRVAEVIYNRLSGACQANGVPEQRLQMDSTVHYAVDDYSSVYTSPEMRQVDSPYNTYRVSGLPPGPIASPGDDALTAALNPANEGNCYFVAVNLETGETAFAVTAADHAANEELLRAYCRESDRC